The Mangrovibacillus cuniculi sequence ATTATTTTTGCCGTTATCATCATGATCTGCTTTGGTTTAATTTTTAACTCCATCCAATCAAATACGATTGCACTTGCCATGGAAGAAGCAGCTGGAGTACAACCTGAATTAGTTGGTATCGTTCTAGCTGTTATTACAGGTATTGTTATCTTTGGTGGAATTCACCGCATTGCTATTCTTTCTCAAGCGATTGTTCCGGTAATGGCCATCATTTACATTCTTGTAGCAATCTTTGTCCTTTTGACAAACATCACACAAATCCCAGCAATGATCTCACTAATTGTAGAGTCCGCTTTTGGATTAAGAGAAGTTGTTAGTGGAGGAATGGGTGCTGCAATTATGTTTGGGATTAAGCGTGGTCTTTTCTCTAATGAAGCTGGTATGGGTTCTGCACCAAACGCAGCAGCAACCGCGACTGTATCTCACCCTGCTAAACAAGGTTTCATTCAGTCATTAGGTGTATTCTTTGATACAATTCTAATTTGTTCTGCCACTGCGTTTATCATTATTCTGTCAGGTGTTTATACGAATCCAGAGTTAGACGGAATTCAACTAACTCAAAATGCATTAGGTGAGTTTGTCGGAGCTGTTGGTGCACCGTTCTTAGCAGTATTAATTTTCTTATTCGCTTTTAGTTCTATCGTTGGTAACTACTATTATGGAGAAACAAATTTAGAGTTTATCCGTAATAACAAAGTAGCACTAACACTCTATCGTTTAGCAGTAATTGGAATGGTATATTACGGTACAACTCAACCATTACAATCAGTATGGAACATGGGAGATCTATTTATGGCAATCATGGCACTAATTAATATCCTAGCTATTGTGTTATTAGGACGAATTGCTATCGCTGCTCTAAAGGATTACACAAATCAACGAAAACAAGGCAAAAACCCTGTGTTTTACGCTGATTCTATTCCTAACTTACCGAATGTAGAGGCGTGGGAAAAGAAGCCAACGTCACAAAAGTAAGTATACTCATTTAAGGCACCCAAACTTGATTTGGGTGTTTTTTTTGGTTATTTCGCACATAATTTTCCTTTCTTTAGAGAAAAATAAGGAAAATTAGAGGAGGATTCAACCATGACAGGAAAAAAAGAACTAATGCTAGCGTTCGGCGCATTCTTTTTTATGAGCTTACATGCTTTAGCTGGATCTGTGGTATCAGAGCAAGAAGTAGTAGAATCCGAAACAGGTGAAAAAACATTAAAACCACTGTTAATTCAACAAAAATCCATTGATGTAACTGGTGATAAAAAGAAAGATCAAATAGATTTATATGGAACTCCTTTTGAAGAAAAATCACCATTTTTTACAAGCGTAGAAGCAACCATAACAATGCCTGAATCATCAACGAAAAAAATACAATATGAGGATGGATACGAGCCAAAAATTGTATTTGAAGACTTAAATCATGATGGGGTAAAAGATTTATTTTATTTTAGCGCAACAGGCGGTAGTGGCGGGTTTTACAATTATCAATTGGATACGCTTAAGGGTGGAGAGGTAAGGAATATCCCTCTTCCAGATTCACCAATTATTGAAGGGCGATTTCTAGATCACTACCAGGCATCTATTAAAATACCTGGATTGGAAACCATAACTGTGGACTTATCTTCGAGGAAAGAAGATTACAATCGCTTAGGGTTATATCAAGACGGTAAATTAAACGAACCGACAGAATTAATGGTAAACCCCACATCTTTTTATCAGATTGTAAAGATCAAAGGCTATAGAGGAAAAGGGCTAAAGGGTTATCAATCCATCAACGGTGCATATCAAGCTGATAACATTGGTACGGTAGAAACGATGTATTATTACGATCAAGGAAAGTGGAACGTGATAACATCTAGTTGGGTCCCGGCTCCGTCCGTTAAATAAAGAGGTATGAATATAAATAAAGGCAAATTTGACTACCATCAAATTTGCCTTTATTTATATTCATATAGATCGCTTGATAAGTCTTTGTAAAGTGCACAGAACTAGGCGTTTGACATATAGTATACAAAGACAAAATCATAAGGAGTGATTATAGTATGTTTACTCCAGAAAAATTGACCACGACATTATTACCACCGACAACCGTCTTTGGACCCTTAGATAATCGTACGTACACGTTAACACATTCGGATGAAACAGGGGATTTGTTTTTATATATAGGGTGCAAAGTATACAACAATGTAATTGACCAAGATAAACGTGATGAAGTAGTGGGGAAGTGGGACCGGCAACTAGGTCTGTATCAACTAAATATATATGTATATATAACTAATGGAGAGTTTACTTTTGAGGAAAGTCGTATTCGTTACGAGATATTTCAGAAGGAACTTTCACTAGCACTTAGGGCAATGATGTACGGTGATTATTCATTTTTTGTACATTGCCCTTGGTTGTTGGATGCTCCAATTGTTACCCATTTTCAATCGTCTATACCAGTGTTCCAGCAAACCAATATGATGGGAAGGGTTAGAGATTATTTAGTTTGAGTACTTTTTTTAGAAGAATCAATAAAATACCAATGATACCCATACATGATGATGGATTTTAATAAAAAGAGAAACATCATTCCTGCTCTAGACAAACGAACAAATTTAGCAATTCCAAGTTTTCTCATTATATAATAAAATGGATAAGAAAATAGCGCATTCAAAACGAGATTAGCACCTAGATACAACCAAAATCTTCCGTAA is a genomic window containing:
- a CDS encoding alanine/glycine:cation symporter family protein, encoding MFFSSITFAERINNFVNVANDQLWGWVLIYVLIGAGLYFTISTKFVQFRYIKEMFGLLTEKETLSTEGKKTISSFQAFTISAASRVGTGNLAGVATAIAGGGPGAVFWMWIIALIGSASAFIESTLAQIYKVKDDSGAFRGGPAYYMEKGLNKRWLGIIFAVIIMICFGLIFNSIQSNTIALAMEEAAGVQPELVGIVLAVITGIVIFGGIHRIAILSQAIVPVMAIIYILVAIFVLLTNITQIPAMISLIVESAFGLREVVSGGMGAAIMFGIKRGLFSNEAGMGSAPNAAATATVSHPAKQGFIQSLGVFFDTILICSATAFIIILSGVYTNPELDGIQLTQNALGEFVGAVGAPFLAVLIFLFAFSSIVGNYYYGETNLEFIRNNKVALTLYRLAVIGMVYYGTTQPLQSVWNMGDLFMAIMALINILAIVLLGRIAIAALKDYTNQRKQGKNPVFYADSIPNLPNVEAWEKKPTSQK
- a CDS encoding staygreen family protein, producing the protein MFTPEKLTTTLLPPTTVFGPLDNRTYTLTHSDETGDLFLYIGCKVYNNVIDQDKRDEVVGKWDRQLGLYQLNIYVYITNGEFTFEESRIRYEIFQKELSLALRAMMYGDYSFFVHCPWLLDAPIVTHFQSSIPVFQQTNMMGRVRDYLV